In Rutidosis leptorrhynchoides isolate AG116_Rl617_1_P2 chromosome 2, CSIRO_AGI_Rlap_v1, whole genome shotgun sequence, one genomic interval encodes:
- the LOC139891321 gene encoding uncharacterized protein produces MEFVLKKLVSRSLSVFIPCLRRTPNHPPHLFSFIDDNIAMLVGGLCMRWTLNNSIPYTCSYTMKITSEGERNHLLDLDEKKNLNVIDNQLKYFFKIPGIEKTTETDEQLQVLVDLAMKDIDKNKLKAKLKKKDNAVLINGYVQQEDLRKYYRARVELPLPPRDICGTINTEIKDGELVITIPKVFNKEGTSTKGN; encoded by the exons ATGGAGTTCGTTTTGAAGAAGCTTGTTAGCAGATCATTATCTGTTTTCATCCCTTGTTTACGACGTACACCAAATCATCCTCCCCATTTGTTTTCCTTTATTG ATGATAATATTGCGATGCTCGTGGGAGGGTTATGTATGAGGTGGACGTTAAACAACAGCATACCGTATACATGTTCCTATACGATGAAGATTACAAGTGAAGGTGAACGAAATCATCTTCTAGATTTGGATGAAAAGAAAAATTTGAATGTAATTGACAATCAATTGAAGTATTTCTTCAAAATCCCTGGAATTGAGAAGACCACCGAGACTGATGAACAACTACAGGTATTGGTAGATTTGGCAATGAAGGATATTGATAAAAACAAGTTGAAAGCCAAATTGAAGAAGAAAGATAACGCCGTGTTAATCAATGGGTACGTGCAGCAAGAGGACCTTCGTAAATACTACCGTGCTAGGGTTGAGTTACCATTACCACCACGTGACATCTGCGGGACCATCAACACAGAGATTAAAGATGGTGAGCTAGTCATAACTATTCCAAAAGTGTTCAACAAGGAAGGAACCAGCACAAAAGGCAACTAA
- the LOC139888197 gene encoding uncharacterized protein, translating into MSIDKSWTTLDRLSEEFWSGLDLFISRCNEYLNTEGECCCPCENCDNHVFHKPNKIKIHIHKHGFSERYKICRWHGENIVMPPPTEPFIHEPTDRLHDLLNDLREDSTLDEQTIDGDDPMNTTDAPSTRHVGISKLDKLDETELYPGCNFMSAFNFLAKLMHMKVDSKWTNTSLDKLLQLLTTAFPLANIPKSHYKAKKKMSEIGLGYEAIHVCKNDCCLFWKENSKMDHCPVCKTSRWKNENTKGKKVAHKVLRYFPLTPRLQRLYKSSVTTKDMVWHATGQFKEEGKMCHPVDGTSWKKFDARYPDFASEPRNVRLGLSSDGFNPFDNMNNAYSMWPVILTTYNLPPGYV; encoded by the coding sequence ATGTCAATTGATAAGAGTTGGACTACTTTAGATCGTTTATCTGAAGAATTTTGGTCAGGCCTTGATTTGTTCATAAGTAGATGTAACGAATACCTTAATACCGAAGGAGAATGTTGTTGTCCATGTGAAAATTGTGATAACCATGTATTTCACAAGCCAAACAAAATTAAAATACACATACATAAACACGGGTTTAGTGAACGTTATAAGATATGTAGATGGCATGGTGAAAATATCGTTATGCCACCGCCAACAGAACCTTTCATACATGAACCGACTGACCGATTGCATGATTTACTGAATGATCTTCGTGAGGATAGTACTTTAGATGAACAAACCATAGATGGCGATGATCCAATGAACACAACTGATGCACCAAGTACTAGACACGTCGGTATTAGCAAATTAGATAAACTTGACGAGACAGAGCTATACCCTGGTTGTAACTTTATGTCAGCGTTTAATTTTTTGGCAAAGTTGATGCACATGAAGGTAGATAGTAAATGGACCAATACATCACTTGACAAATTGTTGCAATTGCTTACAACTGCATTTCCTCTCGCTAATATTCCTAAGTCTCACTATAAGGCTAAGAAGAAAATGAGTGAGATTGGTTTAGGATACGAAGCGATCCATGTTTGTAAGAATGACTGTTGTTTGTTCTGGAAAGAGAACAGCAAAATGGACCATTGTCCTGTATGTAAGACCAGTAGATGGAAAAATGAAAATACAAAGGGGAAGAAAGTTGCTCACAAGGTTTTGCGTTACTTTCCATTGACTCCAAGACTTCAACGCCTATATAAATCAAGTGTAACTACAAAAGATATGGTTTGGCATGCTACTGGTCAATTTAAGGAAGAAGGTAAAATGTGTCACCCGGTGGATGGTACATCATGGAAAAAATTTGACGCACGTTATCCAGATTTTGCAAGCGAACCTAGAAATGTTAGGTTAGGGTTGTCTTCTGATGGTTTTAATCCGTTTGACAACATGAATAATGCTTATAGTATGTGGCCGGTCATATTGACAACATACAATTTGCCCCCTGGATATGTATGA